GAAGTCTCGTGCATATGGCAAGTTTTGAAAAGACCAGATGGTATTTGCTTTAGCATGTACATAActgataaaaaataaagaaaacaattgAGTTCAAGCAATATGTACTTAAAGCGACTAAATTAAAGCTTATTTATCAGCCCAATCAAGCTAGAAGGAACAAACTGACCTAGTTGCTTTTGCTAAATCATCAAAAGTACCATGTTTGACTTGTATTACACATTCTAGCATTCCATACCTGTCTGCTTGCTTCTTCAATTTCTGATATGTGTTTATGATTTATTGCTAGTGCAGATCACTTTTCTGAATGTGTAGAGAATCATGCATTTGAAACTTATGACAAATTTATTAAGGAACAAGGAGGTAATTTCAatgttctttcttttcttctctgaATTTTTAAGATTTTAATTGTACATTTTAACAGTTCATAGCTTTGGTTTATGTTTTCAAAATTAAGTGTGTTCCAGAAAATCATAAGATTATACTTAATAATGCTCATGAATCATGATTTATTTGGTATGAAGTCAGCTGTGGGTGAGCTGTTAGCTGAGTATATCTTGAAAATTGACAAGCCAAGATTATTCAAGCTGTGTAGAGAATTGGTTTTTTATTGTGTTTTGTTTTAAACTATCTTGTTCTGTTTTGGCATTCTTTTGtcaataacagaaaataaaagaaaGCAGATTAATGGTCCtcatatattaataaatttaatcaaTGAAGGTTCCAAAAGTGGTTACACTCATGGTTCATTATGCTGTGTTCTTGTCCTACATGATTCAATAACTAACATCATTTGGTAAATTTTTTATAGAGGAATTGAAAAAAATGCCGGCTCCTGAGGTAGCTGTGAATTATTATACAGGAGATGACTTGTATTTATTTGGTAAGCTCTTCATTATTTTTGACCTAAATTTCTTTACTAGAAGGCAAAAAAACTGAAATTTCACACttccaatataatttttttcagaTGAATTTCAAACTTCCAGACTTCCTAATACTAGAAGGCCTACGATAGGTATGTCTTGAAACCTAGTCTGACATTCATTACATTCATTCGAGTGATTAGGTATGTCTTGAAACCTAATCACTCAAATGTTCAACTAAGTAAAATTTCTCACGTTGGTTATTTCTATTTCCTCTCTAGAAAATCTGTACGACGTATTTTTAAATATCCGAGATGATGAAGCTGAACATTGTAAGACAATGAGGGCTTGTCAAACTGATGGGAACCTCAGGTCGCCTCATTCATATGCGGAGGATGATGAATCAGTCTGTACTCTTGATGCAGGCTGTGAAGGAATTGTTGACTGTATAAAGAAATCTGTTACTTCTAATCCGGCGGCTAAGGTGAAGTAAGATACGCAGTACAATACgtaatacattcattcataaaaCGATGAAAACAAAAAGGATACGAGGCAGATTCCTCTATACttttaaaaatatagaaataattaTGGTTAGAAATTTAGAGATAGTAAATAGTTGAAATTTGGATGAAATTCCTCTAAAGTGagggtgtaaaagcaattttttCAACTTTTATTGGATTATGTATATGCTTTAAATTAAAGCAACAGTGACTATATTTGTATTTgttacttcaaagataaatatatttttcaagAACATTTTTTCTTGAAACTTCTAGCATAAATATACAAGAAATCAGTTACATCTTTATTTTCCTGAAAGCATCGACAAgaagttttttgttgttgaaaaTATCTATAACAAAAGGATGGTTGAAATGAAGGAATCATATGTATGATTAGACTATTATTAGTTGTGATTTGATCTTGATTTTGAAATCCTTCTGTCAAAAAGCATGGTTGAGTTCAATCATAAGATATTTCATCACAATAAATTTATAATACATTTTATCTAATGATCATGACCAATTAGCAGATCTTAAGTAGTTTATAACAAAACTAACTAACAACTACTTATAACTAAATATAACAACCAACACTATTAACTCTAATATATTTTAAACCATACatagatttttttccatatactttattttttccataatttttttcaataaaaaacacgactaagttaaaaataaaagtttttaaatattaaataataatatgagATTAACAAAATAAGTATTACTATTTCATTGTACAATCTTGCCTAAAAAAAGTTGAGAGATTATTAGTACTAGTAATCAATAGAAAGATCCTATCGATTGCAAATTTCTGCATATGACCACCAGAAATAGCATGTGAAAAAACGAGGATCCCTACATCCAAAGGTAAGTTTCTCTCTCGAATGCATTCTTCTCCTTCATTGGAATCACCTTAATTTCCAGCATTGATTTCGATATCAATATTCATTTCTTtgctttttgttatttttaaatcGAATACATCTCCTATTTTACGTGCATGCGATAACAGAAAACTTGAACAATGAGGAAATCCGGCGGTAGAAGAAAAAAAGATAAAGTTGGATCCCCGAATTCCGGTTCACAACCGAATTCTCCATCGTCACCGAAATCTACGGCGTTTGATCCTCGCCCAAGCCCAAAGAAGCCCGAACAGAATTCCCCTCTCAAGCCTGAGTCCAAGCCCGAGCCTGATTCCTTAAATGAACATGTCACGGCTGCGTCCAGACAGTTGAAGCTTGCTTATGATCATGACATAAGGCTAGCACAAATGCCAATAAATTGCAGCTTCAGAGAGTTAAGAGATTTAGTGAAGAAGAAATTTCCAATGTCGAATTCAGTTTTGATAAAGTACAAAGATAACGACGGTGATTTGGTTACTATAACCTCCACAGAAGAACTCAGATTAGCCGAATCTACCGTTGATAATACCTTTTCAATTGGAATTCTGAAactaaatatcatcgaagttagtCCCGAACAGGAACCATGGGTgttagaagaaggagaagaacaaGAAAAACATATAGATTGTGTTTTGGATGAGAAAAAGGCCACTACTGAATGCAAGAAAGTAGTGGAGAATGTAGAAGTTGATGATTGGTTATACGAATTTGCTCAGTTATTTAGCTCGCATGTTGGCGCCAGTCAATCTATTGATTTCCGCGAGTTAGGCACGGAGTTTTGCTCAGAGGCACTTGAAGATATAGTGACTTTTGATGAAGCTCAAGATCTGTTTTACAAAGCTGAGTTTAAGTTTCAAGAGGTTGCTGCTTTGGCATTTTTCAATTGGGGAAATGTCGATATGTGCGCTGCTAGGAAGTTTGTTAAATTAGATGAGAATGAGAATGAGGTTGTGGTAATGAAAGAATCAGAGTTTGATTTTGTCAAGGAAAAGTACTATTTAGCGCGAGAAAAGTACGAACGCGCGGTGGTGATTAAACCTGATTTTTACGAAGGGTTATTGGCTATTGGACAGCAACAATTTGAATTGGCTAAGCTTCATTGGTCATTTGGTCTGGTGAATAAGATGGATTTAGGTAAAGAGACGCTGCGGCTTTTTGATGTTGCTGAGGAGAAGATGATGGCTGCGAGCGATATGTGGGAGAGGTTGGAAGAAGGGAAACTTGGCGGGCAAGGAAGCGGTATGAGATCACAGATTAATCTTTTTTGGGGGAATATGTTGTTTGAAAGGTCTCAAGTGGAGTTTAAATTGGGAATGAGGGATTGGAAGAGAAAACTCGATGCTTCTGTTGAGCGGTTTAAGATTGCTGGAGCTTCCCCGGATGATGTTTCGACGGTTTTGAAGAAGCATTGTTCCAATGGGAATGCTAGGGACGGAGACGTGAAGGGATCGCCAAGAACACAGAATGTAGTCAAAATGATGAAATAGAGACGGATGATCGTAGTTGAAATTGAAGCTTTTGGTTAGTTCTGTGGCTGTTTTCCTTTGAAATTCACACGAATTCTCGGTAATATAAGGAGattatttttgatcattttatTCTGCAGTAGAGTTTGCAATAACCATTTTTACACCATAAATATTAGTCTATTGTTCATGTACTCTTGCTATCATATGAATGTGTTGTTACAATGTGTTGATTCCATGCTATCTTGaaaatgtttgtttgattatatttttctttcaaatgGTGTACATGTGTTGCCTATATTTTACAGTGAGGTATTGATGTGCTACATTGAATTTATTTGTTTAGTAGacattgttgttttattttaggAAATCAATTCTAGTATTGTTAACGAGTTTCACGTCGGAAAATATATGACCCGCTCATATATTTATAGGTGGAAGCAGTCCTTACTTTATATGTCGATTTGTAAAGTTGAGTTGGCCATCTCCTATCAGTTTTCTGTTATCAGACCATCTATCATTTATATCCATGCTCTAGATATCTAATCCTGAGTGTGAGAGAGTGTGTTAACGAGTCTCATTTGAGACAATATATAACTTGATTATATGTTTATAAGCGAGAACAATCATCTACTTACGAGACTCAACCATAAATGCTCTCTgagatatggatgaatgtaaatTTCTTAATGCTTTATATTTCTAACATCTCAAAAGCATGTGTTATCCAAAGTAAAAGCAAAAGTAGAAAAGCAAAATGGGATAGGATAACAAAAATAAGGGAATGCCTCTGCACTCTAGAGTCTAGGTTGGTGTCTTCTGATTATAGATTGTTTTTCTGGTAGATGAACTCTGATTAGTTTGTCGTAAGGTGCATAAATAGCCATGCATGATTGTTGATTTTATCAGCACATGGATTTAAGAAGACGAGAAAAGTCATGTTCCAAGTTTTCAGCTTATAGGTATTTCATTACCTGTCAACTAGTTGTTTCCTTAAGAGGAGAAACATTGTAGTGTTCACATAATTCATCTTTGCTTGTCAAATAAGTACTTTACTTAATAATAACATAGTATTTGAGATATCTTAAAGAGACGTGGTTTGACTTATCtcaaatatataaaattgatTAGTAGGACGAAGATTGTTCATATTTACAAACACATATTCAAGTCATACATTGTCGGATGTGAACTTCTTAACACACTCCTTCGTGTTTAAGATTGAACATCTGGAGTGTGAGAATAAATGTGGTGGCCGGATAACGA
The Vicia villosa cultivar HV-30 ecotype Madison, WI unplaced genomic scaffold, Vvil1.0 ctg.000893F_1_1, whole genome shotgun sequence DNA segment above includes these coding regions:
- the LOC131631991 gene encoding protein CLMP1-like codes for the protein MRKSGGRRKKDKVGSPNSGSQPNSPSSPKSTAFDPRPSPKKPEQNSPLKPESKPEPDSLNEHVTAASRQLKLAYDHDIRLAQMPINCSFRELRDLVKKKFPMSNSVLIKYKDNDGDLVTITSTEELRLAESTVDNTFSIGILKLNIIEVSPEQEPWVLEEGEEQEKHIDCVLDEKKATTECKKVVENVEVDDWLYEFAQLFSSHVGASQSIDFRELGTEFCSEALEDIVTFDEAQDLFYKAEFKFQEVAALAFFNWGNVDMCAARKFVKLDENENEVVVMKESEFDFVKEKYYLAREKYERAVVIKPDFYEGLLAIGQQQFELAKLHWSFGLVNKMDLGKETLRLFDVAEEKMMAASDMWERLEEGKLGGQGSGMRSQINLFWGNMLFERSQVEFKLGMRDWKRKLDASVERFKIAGASPDDVSTVLKKHCSNGNARDGDVKGSPRTQNVVKMMK